The stretch of DNA GGGCGACGCCCAGCTCGAAAAACACCCCGAAGATGCCGCAGAACGCAATCACCGTCGAGTATTGGCCGAATCCCACCTCACCCAGGAGCCGAACCATCAAGAGCGTGTAACTGACGTTCAACACCTTCAGAACGACACCGCCAGCCGTGACGACGAGCGAGTTCCTCACCAGGATTCTGGCGACGTCACGGCTCTGAGCCACCGTACGCGCGTCAGCCATGTCCCGGCCCGGCCGTCGGCTCCAGGGTGGGGATCACGGTCGTCGAGGAGACATCCACGATCTCGGCGTACAGGTCGCTGAGCCGGTCGAGCTCGACGTCCACCGATTCGACTGGAATCGCGTGCTGCCGCAGACGTGGCAGCAAGTCCGGCTCATCAAGGAGCCGCTGAAGCTGACGAGCGAGATCGGCGGCATCGTCGGCTGCGAAGAGCAGGCCATTCCGATCGTGTGTGACGAGCTCAGGAATACCACCGAGGTCCGTGCCGATCACAGGGATTCCCATCGCCTGGGCTTCCAGAATGACATTCGGGCTGTTTTCGGGCCACCGCGAGGGCACAACGATGACGTCCAGATTCGCCAGGACGGACCACAACTGCTCTGATGCGAAGTGACCGTCCCACGTCACATCCCGCAGTTGATGAAGCATCGACCGCACCCGCTCAGCATACCGGGACTCACCGCTGGCCGCTCCGTAGAGTACAAGACGCCGCGCACGGTTGCCACGGAGCTTCGGCCAGGCTTCGAGAAGCGTATGGACGCCTTTGTGTGCCTTCATCTGCCCGAGATATCCAACGCGAAGCGCTTCCGCCGGCACCGGCGGAACCCGCTGCAATTCGACACCCTGACGATGAACGCGAATCTTGTCCGGCCGAACACCGGCCTGGATGTACTGGTTGGCGAGGTACTGGGACGGTGCGATCATTGCCGTCACGTCGTCCAGCGCCCGCATGAGCACGTCGGTGCGGTCCCGTTGCCGCTGCACCTCAGACTGGGACCCCTTGAGCGCATCCGACAACTGCCAGACAAACTCCGTCGCCCGAGGCCAGACCTTGCTGGGGACTCGGTGCCTGCGACGGCGCTGACGGAAGCAGGCAGCACACGCTTCCGGCGTTGGTCCATCACATCTGGCGCCGCTCGTGCGCACCAGGATGATCCGGTGGCACAGCCACCAGTAGTCGGTGAGCGAGACGACGGTTGGCACGCCATAGTTGCGGGCAGCATGTATCACGCTCGCCGTGGTCAGGTAGCCACTGTAG from Chloroflexota bacterium encodes:
- a CDS encoding glycosyltransferase family 4 protein produces the protein MTPLRLLIVVHGFPPTFTAGAELRAQRTARGLVARGVEVRVLCIESVQAPHGEQGHEDRVEDGVLVRRLSLNMNGAPEPFLWSYDNPIVGAATAEITVAWQPSIVHLYSGYLTTASVIHAARNYGVPTVVSLTDYWWLCHRIILVRTSGARCDGPTPEACAACFRQRRRRHRVPSKVWPRATEFVWQLSDALKGSQSEVQRQRDRTDVLMRALDDVTAMIAPSQYLANQYIQAGVRPDKIRVHRQGVELQRVPPVPAEALRVGYLGQMKAHKGVHTLLEAWPKLRGNRARRLVLYGAASGESRYAERVRSMLHQLRDVTWDGHFASEQLWSVLANLDVIVVPSRWPENSPNVILEAQAMGIPVIGTDLGGIPELVTHDRNGLLFAADDAADLARQLQRLLDEPDLLPRLRQHAIPVESVDVELDRLSDLYAEIVDVSSTTVIPTLEPTAGPGHG